The sequence CCCTTCGACTCCGTATAGGTCGAACTGTGCGTGAGGTCGATGGTGTAGTCGTCGCTCCAATCCGAGCCGGCCTTTGAGACAAGTCCATGGCCCTCGGCAAAGTAGAAGGGCGTGATCACTTGGCGAGCCAACGGCCACTCGTTCTCGAAACGCCAGCCGCCGCCATGCATCACGTAGATGCAGATGGGCGGTTCCTTGTCGATGCCATTGTCTATCCCCTTGAGGTAATGGTCAAAGAAGCGCAGATGCTCCGCCCAATAGCGAGCCGGTATGGAATCGCGGTCTTCGCCCAGGTACTTCCAGAATGGACCCTGCTCCGGCTCGTGATACCCGACGGTAATCAACAGCTTCGATGGATTCGATTCGCGCATCGTGCAATACAGCTCAAACGTACCGCGCGCGAATCCGTCGAACCACGCACCAATGTTGTAAATCGGAATCTTTGACTTCATAACGCCCGGCACGTGACCTCCGGGGCTGAGCACGTACATGTCCAAACCGTCGGCTATCGGTGAATCCAGGAAGTTTGCCTTCGACGCCCAACTGTTGTAGTCGAAATTCCTTGTGTGTTCCTTGGTCGCTTCGTAGTAGATATTTTTCCGGAGAACGCCATCGCGGTACTTGGGTTCGCCATTTGTCAGAAAGGACCCGGTGGCGGGGTCATACTCCGGAATCTCGTCGGCCAAGTCTCCATCGCCGTCTTCATCCACGACGGGCTTCGTCGGGCGAATACCACCGTCGGGCACAAAGCAATTGCGCGTAATCAGCGCCATGTATTCGGAGAATCCGGCCATGAAACCTTGTAGGTAGATGCCTCCCGGATACACTTCTCCGGAAAATCCGTCCAGCGGAATTACGGTGGGGATGATGCATTTCAATGCCTTTGGCATTCGTGAAGCCGTCGCCGTTTGCGACCAACCCAGGTACGAGGCCCCCTTCATGCCCACGTTGCCATCGCACCACGGCTGTGCGGCGATCCAATCCACCAACTCCTTGCCGTCGTCGCAAAGCCGCGGCATGAAATCGATCATCCATCCCGTGGACGCGCCCGTGCCGCGCATGTCCGCGCGCACAAATACGTAGCCGTGCGATACAAAGAGTTTGCAGTCCGCATCTTTGCGCGAGTCTTCGATTTCGCCAGTTGCCGGATTCACACGCGAACGCTGATACGGTAGGTACTCGACAATGACTGGAAACGACGATTGGGCAGGGCCGTCCGCGGGGGTATACACATCGACTGCGAGCTTCGCGCCATCCGACATGGGCACAAAGGCCGATTGTACGCCGACACCCTTGTACTCCGCCTGCGAATAGCCTGCGTAGGAGAAGGGCTTGCTGACCCTCTCCTGCGAAGAAGCCGAAATCGCCAAGATTATGCTCAGGAAGATGTGTGCAGCGTATCGAGGTTTCACGTGTTTATCCTCCGCAAAATCGTTGCCTCACACCGGCTCGCCAAGCGCTTCCACGGCTTCGCGAATGGTCTTGAGTTCGTCCTCGGACAACGTAAACTCAGCCGCCTTGGCGTTCTCCGCGACCTGCTTCTCGTCACGCGCGCCAACGATAGCGGTTGTGAGTCCTTTCTGAGAGAAGACCCAATTTATCGTCAGTTGCGACAACGTGACACCATGTCCGTCGGCAATCGGGCGGATGGCCTCCAACATGTCGAGCACCCGCTTGCGGTTCTGAGGCTGAAACCATGGCCGCTCAGCGCGCGCGTCGCCGTCCTTAAACGTCCGGTCCATGGTGACTTTGCCTGTCATCAAACCTTGCGCAATCGGGCTGTAGGCCAACACGCCGATGTCATTCGCCACGCAAAACGGCAACACGTCTTTCTCAATGGCGCGCTGCAGGGGATTGTATTGCGGCTGGTCGCTCACGATAACACCGGACTTGAGGCACTCTTCCATCATTTCGACCGTGAAATTGCTGACTCCGATGTGGCGAATCTTCCCCTGCTTCTGAATGTCCAGGAGCGTCTCCATCGTATCTGCCAGAGGCGTGTCCACATCCGGCCAGTGGCATTGGTACAAGTCGATTACGTCCACCCCCAGCCGCTGAAGGCTTTGTTCAATCTCATGCCGAATGGACTCAGGGCGCAGACACCGGATGATATTGCGCGGAACGCCGTCGTTGTCTTTGGTCTGAAAGACCACCCGCCCGGATTCGAGGTCCCAGCGAACTCCGCACTTCGTGGCCACGATGACTTGGTCCCTACGCCCTTTGATGGCCTGGCCCACAATGCGTTCGCTGTGTCCCATGCCGTAGGTAGGCGCCGTATCGACGAGATTCATACCCGTGTCGATAGCGGCCTGGATAGAGCGAATCGCCGCCGCATCGTCCGTGCCGCCCCACATCCAACCGCCGATGGCCCAAGCCCCATACGAAACTACCGGCACGCTCAGGTCGCTCCGGCCAAGTATTCTGTATTGCATAACGAGAGACTCTCCTCATGGTCTGGATAAACCGCTGGTCTTTCCTTATATGCCACAGGGTAACGAGGATCAACATTTGGGAGGAATTCGCCAGCTCTCGCCTTCCCCGGGTAATTCCCCGGACAATCCCCCACTTGCACGCGACACCGTAAGCAGGTACGATCTCCCGATGTCTCACAGGTGGAGTGCGGCTGCCGCTCACTACCTGACCGGCTTTACAGGAGTGCACGAGTGTTCGAAGACGAAGCGCGAATGACGTTTACCGAGCATCTGGGGGAACTGCGTACAAGGCTGATCCGTGTGTGCGCGGGCCTTATCGTCGTCTTCGGCGTGTGCTTCGCGTTTTCGGACCACCTGTTTCTCCTCCTCCAGAAACCGTTGAAGAATCCTCAGCTTTCCTGGTTGAGTCTGGATCCCATGGAATCGCTCATGGTTTACCTGAAGATTTCGGGGTACTTCACGGTCGCCATATGCCTTCCTCACATTCTTTTCGAATTGTGCGGTTTTGTATTCCCCGGCTTGAGGCCCAAAGAACGACGCGCCGCGATGATACTTCTCGGCGGGGGAAGCCTCCTTGCGATTGTCGGGGTAGCGGCTGCCTACTTTGTTGTCACGCCTCAACTTATCAACGTCATGATACAGTGGACGCCCGAAACGGTGACCCAGAGTTTACAGATGAAGGCGACCATTTCCTTCATCCTGATGCTTCTTCTCGCATTTGCGATCGCATTTCAGTTCCCCATGGTTGTGCTGATCCTTGTCTACCTGGGGGTCGTCTCGCCTCAATTTCTCAAGGCCCAGCGGCGAGTTGCGTTCGTGCTTCTGGCTGTTGCTGCAGCCGTACTGACTCCGACAATCGATCCCCTGAGCATGATGGTCATGTGGGTGCCGCTTGTTATCATGTATGAAGCGTGCATCTGGATTGCAGTGCTGCTGGTACGGCGGCGCGAAAATACAAGCGGGTAGTCTGCCATGTTTAACAATATAGGCATCACGGAGATGCTCGTCATCGCGGCCGTGGCGCTCTTAATCCTCGGTCCGGACAAGTTTCCTGGGCACGCCAAGATTGCCCTTCGTTTCATGCGCGACATCCGCTCTTACTGGGAAGAAGCCAAACGCGATATCGCCGAAGAAATAAAGCCCTTCAAGAAAGAGCTTAAGGAGTTGGAGAAGATTAAGCCGGAGGAATTCATCGATTCTCTAACCGGTGAGGACGAATCCAACAAAAGCTCCGCCGCAACGTACGGAGGGGCATATTCCTACAGCGATACTTCCGTACCCGCTTCGGCGGCGGACTCCTCCGAAAAAAGCGAGCCGGAGCCCGCACAGCGCTCCGAGAGTACGTCGTGGGAACGGCCCGAAGGCTCCGAACCCTACAATCCCTCCGCATCCACTGACTCAGACAACGCTTCGGAGACGGGGAAGAAGGAATTCTATCCCACAGATTAACCGCCGAGCAGCCCGATTCGGTACGTGTCCTTGTCACGCGGTTGATTGAGTGGCGTAGCCGGTTCCCATGGGATTTTGGGACCGCCACCGGGCGAGCCGAAAACGCCATTGCCCTACACAAACCCAGCCAATCCGAGCGCGACACTCTCGCCGCCCTGGGATATGTGTGATCGATATCTCTGCCTTCCGTCATGTGAGCCTTCAGTAGTCCATGTCCTATCATGGGCCCCGTTTCCTGGTGATACACAGCGAACTGAAAGGAACTCTCGCATGCCTTTTCGGAAGTACGGACCTCACCTGTACGTCCTCATATTCATCGCTATTGGGTTTGCGTGCCGCGCCTTTGCCGCGGCCCAGGAAGAGGTCGAGCTCGTCCCTGTTCATGCCGAAGGGATCGAGAACGTGTTTCGCATCGGTGAATCGCTCTATTCGGGCAGCGCCCCCGATTCTGGCGCGGCCTTTGAATCGTTGAAGCGTCTCGGGATCAAGACCGTCATATCGGTGGACGGTTCCAAACCAGACGTCGATGCCGCGCACAAGGCGGGCTTGCGTTATGTGCACATCCCCTTCGGCTACGACGGCATCTCGCGCGAGCGCGCACTGGAGATTGCGAAAGCGCTGCAATCCTATCCCGGACCGTTCTACATTCACTGTCACCATGGCAAGCATCGCGGACCCGCTGCCGCCGCCATCGCGCTGATGTGCACCGACGGCTCGTGTTCCACAGCAAGAGCCTTGGAGGTAATGAAAGCGGCTGGGACGGACCCCCGCTACAAAGGTCTCTTTCGCAGCGTCGAGGAATTTGCGCGGCCAAGTTCGGATGACCTCCAGAAGGTCGCGGAAACGTTGCCCGAGGTTGCGCAGACGGATGATCTTACCCAGGCCATGGTCGAAATCGATCGTCACTGGGACAATCTCAAAGCAGCAAAAGCCGCAGGCTGGAAGACGCCGCCCGATCATCCGGACATCGACCCAGCCCACGAAGCGCTCCAAGTGGTGGAATTGTATCGCGAAATTGGCCGCATGCAGGCAGTGTCGAAACGACCCGAAGATTTTCGCCAGATTCTGAAGGAGGCGGAAAACAGGGCTTCTGGTCTGGAGAAAGTGCTGCGCGAAAAGTACGTTCCGGCGGCTATTGCAGCGACATTTAGCGTCGCGGGCGAGAGTTGCACGGAATGTCATACAAAGTATCGAGACAACAAGTAGTTCACACACCGCCGTTGTCTCAGGTCTCCCGCAGTGCGGTTGATCGCGTTGAAATCCTCTGCGACACTGATTGGTGTTCCGCGTTGAAACTCCGTGGAGGGGGTCGTGCTACGGGCGCTGGCGATTTGGACCGACTTGTTTGTCCTGTGGGTGCTTCTGTTCTCGGCGGTTGCGTATGCCTTGCCTGCCCCGTTTCGCGCCCTGTCTCCCGCGATTGTGCCCGCGCTGGGCGTAATCATGTTCGGCATGGGCATGACATTGCAGCCCGCGGACTTTGCGCGCGTTGCCCGCATGAAACTCGCGGTCGCCTGCGGCCTCACGGCGCAGTTCCTGGTCATGCCGCTCACGGCATGGGCCATCGCGACGATCTTCCGGCTTCCGCCGGAGTTGGCTATGGGTTTCATCATCGTCGGTTCGTGCCCCGGCGGCACGGCCTCGAACGTCATCTGCTACCTCGCCAAAGCGGACGTTGCGCTTTCCGTTACCATGACCGCCCTCTCGACTCTTATGGCCATCGTTCTCACGCCCTGGCTGATCGGCGTTTTGGGTGGCCGCTTTCTACCGGTCAATTCGTGGGACCTCTTCATGAGCGTCGTCAAGATTGTGCTCGTCCCCGTTCTCGCCGGGTTCGGCCTGCGCAGGCTGTTACGCGAACAAACGCTGAACCGCTTCATCAACGTGTTCCCGGCGGTCTCCGTGCTTCTTATATCCCTGGTCATCGCGTCAATTGTCGCTTCCTCACGCGAGCGCATTCTCGACGCGCTCGGAACGGTCGGAATCTTAGTTGCGCTTCACAACGTTACGGGGCTAACGTTGGGCTATGCGTTTGCATCCGCACTGCGGTTGCCTGTCTCTGCCCGCCGCGCCATCGCCATCGAGGTCGGCATGCAGAACAGCGGTTTGGGCGTCGCTTTGGCGAAAGCGCACTTCTCGAATATCCTGGTCGCGTTGCCGTCCAGCGTATTCAGCGTAGTGCACAATTTATCCGGGTCCGCGCTGGCCGGTTATTGGAGGCGCAGCGGGCGAGACAAGGAGGGGGAACATGAACGTCGACGAGCGGATTAAGTTGGCCGATCTGGCCAAGCCATTGGAAGCATTTTTCACCCTATCCAGCGAGAAGCTGCGCCGCCTGGCCGCAGCATGGGACCCGGCGCAAGGATCGCCAGTGTTTACGCTCAACGGCAAATACACCACGCGCGGATGGACCGAATGGACCCAAGGCTTTCAGTATGGATGCCAGATTCTGCAATTCGACGCGACCGGTGACGAGACATTTCTTCGCCTGGGCCGCGAAAACACGCTGCGATTCATGGCCCCGCACGTGAGCCACATCGGAGTTCACGACCACGGGTTTAACAACGTCTCCACCTACGGCAACCTCAGGCGCCTGGCGCGCGAAGGCCGCGTGCAGGAATCGCGCGACGCCATGTTGCTCTTCGAACTGGCGCTCAAAGTCTCCGGGGCTGTGCAGGCCGCGCGCTGGACGCCCACCGCCGACGGCACCGGGTACATCTACTCGTTCAACGGCCCGCATTCTCTGTTCAGCGACACGATTCGCTCGTGCCGCGCGCTGATGCTGGCGCACCAGTTGGGCCACTGCCTCATGGGGGAAAACGACCGCAAGATTTCCCTGCTGGGCCGCGCCATCGAGCACATGCTCAACACGGCGCGCTACAACGTGTATTACGGCGAAGGCCGCGATGCCTACGACATACCGGGCCGGGTCGTTCACGAGAGCATCTTCAATACGGAAGACGGCCAATACCGCTGCCCGAGCACGCAACAAGGGTATTCGCCGTTCTCGACGTGGACCCGCGGACTTGCGTGGGTGCTCCTCGGCTTCGCGGAGGAAATGGAGTGCCTTGAAGCCATGCCCTACGCGGATCTAAAACCGTGGGGCGGACCCGCCGCGTTGCGCGCCATGATGCTCAAAGCGGCCACGGCAACCGCGGACTTCTACATCGCCAACACCGCCGCCGACGGCATTCCGTATTGGGATACCGGCGCACCGGGCCTGGTCTACCTTGGCGACTATTTGAAGGAGCCGTCGCATCCGGACAATCCCTACGAACCGGTGGACAGCTCCGCCGCGGCAATTGCCGCGCAGGGCCTGCTGCGCCTGGGCCGCGTGCTCGGCGCGAAGGGCCGACGCTATTGGCAAGCGGGAATGACCGTCGCGCGCACCTTGCTTGCGCCGCCGTATCTATCCGAAGACCTGAATCACCAAGGACTGATTCTGCATTCGGTGTATCACCGTCCGCGCGGATGGGATGCTATCCCCAAAGGGAAACGCGTGCCATTCGGCGAGTCGTCGATGTGGGGCGACTACCACGCGATGGAACTGGGCGTGTACCTGCTGCGGATGATCTACAGCGGACCTTATCTCGCTTTCCACGATCAAGCACCGGAAGCAAGGGCGTGATCTAATGAGTTCTCGCAGGAAGCGACCACGCGTGGATTTGCCTAGGCAGTAGTTAGCTGGGCACCTTTAGGACGGTATCGTGTCTAAGCAATCCCTATCGCATTTAGCGACTGCATCCAGCGGCCCGCGTCGCTTGCCCCAACAATTCGGACACTCGGAACCTTCGGGATAGAAATCCAAGGGAAGTGCCCACCCGCAGAGCAGACACTTACACCATTCATCGGAGACATCCACGATCCGTGCGCGCTTCCATTTCGGCGTGTATTGGGAGAAGCCTTTTCCCGAAGCTCGTCCTGTTTTGTCGGGCATGGGTAGCCGCATCACAAGGAGCATCCAGGGAGCAGTCTTTACAAATCCCGCCAGGACTAACAGCGCGAAGAGAACCACGCCTTTCGTTGTGGCGCCCGCTAGAATCCCCGCCGTTATCAAGAAGAACGGAAGTACGTACAGACCCAATCCCAACCGGGCCATAATGATCGGATGCTTGGTGCAGAGGACCTTTATGACAAGATATGTAAGTGCTGTCACTATGAGCACACCTATCAAGGCCCGATCAGAGTAGTACTTGGCAAGTGATGGCAGCATCAAGATCGTGCCGACGAAGACATGTGTCAGTAGCAGAGAGTAAGATTGACGGACATTGCTGCTGAATGCCTTGCGCTCGTCTGAGGGGTAGGGAAGTGCTACGCCGTTCCATGCAATGGCAACAGCCATTCGGTTTAGGACGTGGTAATGGCGCAACGCAAGCACGTCACCCGTCGAGAACCGGAAGACTACTCCGCGCCTTAGCTCTTTCTCAGAGAAGTCGCCGAGTATCTGTGAATTCAACTTGACGACTCGCCGACCATCGACTGTCGGGTTCGCGATGTCCACTGCATTCCTGACATCGTCCGCTGAAAGTGAATGCAGTCCAAGAATGTCTTCGGTCTGTGTGTTCACGGTGACGTCACCTTCGCTACACATACGACCTCCCTGAACCCCGTAATTCACCCCATTCATATCGACAGTGGAGTTCACTCTCGAACATGCACAAGATTAGTGCGACCCCTACCCTCTCGCATCAACTGGCATACCGATCTCGGAGCAAAGATGATCGGCATCAGCGACACTGCTCGAATGGCATATCGGGCCTCTGCGCGTGGTCCAACACTTTGGGCATTTGGTTCCTTCGGGAAACTCATCAACAGTAAGTTCTACTCCGCAGAATGCGCACCTTCCCCAAAGTCTAGGAACGTCTATCGCCTTTGCCCGTTTCCATCGCCGAAGGGAATACACGGCACTCTTGCCTGTCCGGCTCAGGTAAGCCCGCTCAAGCGCAATACGAAATGCTGTATATGGAGAGTCAAGAGCCTGACGCCACATACAGAGAACAAAAAAGATGAGAAGCGGATTTGGCACGTGCCACCAAAATACGAGAGATATCGAAACGAAACCAATACCCATTATGATGCAGGCCGCCAACCACAGACGATCCCTTTTCTGTCGGCGCTTCAGACCCCATGAAAGCAGACCGATCATGACAAGTGGCACAGCAAAGTACCGGCCTCCAGGCAAGGGAGACTTCATGAGAGGCTCAAGCAAGAGAACTGTCAATGCAACGGCCAGGTTCCACCAGACCAGAAAATCTGCCGCTACCTTGTATCCGTCTTGAATCCTGTCTTTGTGCATGGCGGACCCGGGAACCTGTTTGCCATTCCACAGGGCTTCCAGCGTTGGTCCGCCCCAGAATTCGCTTCTCTTCCGAATTGCCAGTTCTTGTCCGTCTGGAAAACGAAAGACGTACCCGAGGGAGAGATCCTTCCTGTCTTCATTAACAGCAAGGACGCAATTCCCCAGCATCACACACGATTTCTTATTCTTCGAATAATCAGCGAAATATACGTGCGGCCGATCATCATCTGAATCCTTGATCCCCGAGGTCACTACGGGGCCATCGCGTAAGACATCATCGCTCAGACTTCCGACAGGCATTCTCACTCCTTTGGCTGGTCCGCACTTCGCAAAGAGACACCGTCTCGATCTAGATTACTCCGATGCCACAACTAAGACAATGATAAGCAATGATTCAGACAACTCTTGAAACCGAAGCCCGTGTTTTCTAGCATGGGGTGAGGGAAACAGTGGGCATTACCGTACAGACTGCGGCCAAGTTAAGGCGCGTGAGGATTGATATCGTGGCAGACCATTCTGAATACATAGAACGGCATCGGAACTCGCGGCAATTGCCCGCCTTGGCCGCCGCGATTCCGACCGGGGCAATCGCGTTGGCCGTGGGCGCGACCATTGTCGCGCTGGCGTTTTGGCTCCTAAAACAGCGCGAGGCCCGAAAGAGCAGCACGTTTGTCGAGCGCGAGGTTACGTTCTTTCTTATGGCCCTTACCGTGTTCGGATTTGCGGCGGGATGTTGGGCCTTCGTGGTGTACGCGCGGTTCGCTGCGTAACGGCCATTAGCCGGCATCGGCCCAAGGCTACTGCACCGCGTCAGTGCCAGTCCATTTATCGTTTTACCAAGCAAAGGGGGAAGTGTGAAGACTGTCGGTATCATTATGAACGGCGTCACCGGGCGCATGGGAACCAACCAGCATCTGGTGCGTTCCATCCTCGCGATCCGCAATCAGGGCGGCGTTGCCATCAGCGATGGCGAAACGATCATGCCTGAGCCAATCCTCGTCGGGCGTAATGAAGCAAAACTGAAAAAGCTCGCTGATGCCCACGGCGGCTTACCATTCTCGACGGATCTTGCCGCGTTGCTTGACGACGCGAAGTATCCGGTCTATTTCGACGCGCAGACAACGCTGCGCCGTTACGAAGACGTGAAACGCGCCATCGAGAAGGGCAAGCACATTTATTGCGAGAAACCCGTCGCGACTTCTTCCGCCGAGAGCATGGATCTCTACCGGCTCGCCAAGGAGAAAGGCATCAAACACGGCGTGGTGCAAGATAAGTTGTGGTTACCCGGCCTGCGCAAGCTCAAGTACCTCATCGATACGGGCTTCTTCGGGCGCATCCTCTCCGTCCGTGGCGAATTCGGCTACTGGGTGTTCACGGGCGAGAACCAGCCCGCTCAACGGCCGTCGTGGAACTATCGCCAAAAAGACGGCGGCGGCATCATGCTCGACATGTTCTGCCACTGGCGTTACGTTATCGACAACCTGTTCGGCAACGTGACCGCCGTGTCCGCTCTCGGCGCGACGCACCTGCCTGACCGATGGGACGAGGCCGGCAAACCCTACATCTGCGACACGGATGACGCCGCCTACGGAACGTTCCAGACCGACCAGAGAATCATCTGCCAATTCAATTCGTCGTGGTGTACGCGCGTGCGGCGCGACGATTTGCTCACGCTCCATGTGGATGGCACGAAGGGCTCCGCGGTCGCCGGGTTGCGGCAATGCTGGACCCAGCACGACGCCGTCACCCCGAAACCGGTTTGGAATCCGGATATCGACAACCCCATCGACTTCTATGCCGCGTGGGAGCCTATGCCGTCCAACGTCGCGTATGACAACGCGTTCAAAGTTCAGTGGGAGCTGTTCCTGCGGCATTTGGTACTCGATGAGCCGTTCCGCTGGGGCTTGCGAGAAGGGGCCAAGGGAGTCCAACTCGCCGAACTTGGCTACGAGTCGTGGAAACAGCGCCGCTGGCTCGATGTCCCTGAGCTATGACCTGTTCATCAGACCATTGGCGTGGGCGCCGCAACCCCGGTTCGAAGACCTCGAATCGCCAAGTTGCCGCCTCTTCGTTCTCCCTGTAAAATCCTTGCCCAAATGACACTACTTGAGCTACGAGGTTGGTTTGTCCTTACGTGGCGGTTCATCCGCTACTTCGCCTACCGGTTTGGTATGGGTTCCCGCCCACAGTTTGTCGATATCTACCGAGAGGGCGTGCCAGTGCTGGACCGCCTGCTGGGCTGGCCCAAGATGCTGCGGTTTGAAGACGGCCACAATTGTCCGCGCCATGGGCCGGTCGTGTTCGCCGGAAATCATCAGAAGAAGGACGACCCCTTTTTACTGTACCGGGCGATTCATTATCTCTGCGACGCGTCCTACGCGGTGCGCTTCATGATGCGCGATGACTTCTTTGCGGGGATTAGCGCCGCGAAATCGCGTTTCATCGACGTAGACGAATTGGCTTGCATGGCAGGCGCGCTGCTCATCAGCCGCAGCAATGTTCAGTTGTCGCAAATGAAACCCTTCGTGAAGCTCCTGCGCGAAGGCAATGGATTCATCATGTACCCGGGGCGTTCCCGGTCGCGTTCAGGCGTGTTTATCGAATACCGCGACGGTATCGAAGAACCCGGCGGCGTCACCTTCTTCCTTGCGCAAGCACAACGTGGCCGCCCGGACCTCAGGATTCCGGCAGTTCCCTGCGCCCGAACGCACAACCCCACCACCAACAAGACGGTGATAATCTTTGGGGAGCCGCAGTATTTGCCGCATGACGCGGATCGTGCGGTGCAACGGGACCTCGATTTCAGGTTGATCGAGATGATGGGGGAACTGACCGAGGTGAACGCCGCGCACGTCACGGCCGGCATCCTCTACCTGCGTTGTCTGCACGGACACTCGGAATCCATTACCCTGCATCAGTTGAAAGCCGCCGTTAAGGAGGTTCTCGACGCCTGCCGCGAGCGCCGCGTCGAACCCGCATCGCGCAACGACCTCGATGGACAAATGAAGGCGGTACTGGCCTACCTGGAACGGGGAAAGACGATCGTGCGCACCGGCGATAGCGTCACGCCCAACGTGGACGTGGTGCTATCGGCGCCCGAATGGGACACGTCCTACGTTGAGAAGAACCCCTTGAAGCATCTAGTCAACCAAGTCCTTCATTTGTGGGACGTGGTGGCCGCCATTGAGTTTGCGGCATTCAAGACGTTTTAACGTAATTCAGTCTTGTAACGCTTCTCGAATCTTGCGAGCCAACGCTTCTTCCGTGAACGGCTTCTGTAGGAAATGCACACCCTCATCCAGCACGCCTTGATGCGCAATCACGTTGGCCGTGTATCCGGACATAAACAGACATCGCAGGTTCGGCCTAATTTCGCGAAGCCGCCTCCACGTGTCGCGTCCCGTCATTCCGGGCATTACAACGTCTGTTATCAGAAGATGGATTTCCGCCTGATGCTTTGCGGCGGTTTCAATGGCTTCAACGGGATTGGATGCAACCAGCACCGTGTACCCGAGCCGCTCAAGCATGCGCTGGGCCAGGCGAAGAAGAGCAGCTTCATCTTCGACAACCAGCACCGTTTCGACGCCGCGAGGAAGCTCTGCGATTTCCCGGGCCGGTTCGGAGGTTTTCTCATCCGTCTCGAGCAGCGGGAAGTAGATGCGAAATGTTGTGCCTTGTCCCGGTTCGCTGTACACGTTGACAAAGCCGCCGTTCTGCTTCACGATTCCGTATACGGTCGCCAATCCGAGTCCGGTTCCCTTTCCGATTTCCTTCGTTGTGAAGAAAGGCTCGAAGAGCCGCTCTTGCGTCTCTTTGTCCATGCCGCACCCGTTGTCGCTGACCGCAAGCAAAACGTACTTCCCGGGAATGAATCCGATGTGGTCCTCGCAGTACTCGCGATCGAACTCGGCGGAACCCGTTTCTATCGTAATCTTGCCTACATCCACGATGGCGTCGCGCGAATTCACGACCAGATTGGCAAGAATCTGGTTGAGTTGAGCAGGATCCATCTTCACCGGAAGACGATGATGGGAGGGTTTCCAGAGCAGGTCGATGTCTTCTCCAATCAGCCGGCTCAACATCTTCAGCATTGTCGCGACGGTATCGGTAAGATCCAAGACTTGCGGAGCAATCGTCTGCTTGCGCGCGAATGCCAGCAATTGGCGCGTAAGATCCGCCGATCTCCGGCCCGCCTTCATGATTTCCGTGATGCTTTCACGCACGGGATGCGCTGAATCCAGCGCGGCAAGTGCCAGCTCGCAGTGGCCGAGAATCACACTCAGCATATTGTTAAAGTCGTGCGCTACCCCCCCGGCAAGTTGTCCCACAGCTTCCATCTTTTGCGCCTGGACCAACTGCGATTCCAGCTTGGCCTTCTCTTCCTCGGCATGCTTACGTTCGGAAATATCAATCCCGAACCCCATGAGGTAGAGCTGTCCCTGGGCCTCAAACCGGACGCCGGTCATAAAGAAGGGAATCGCGCGTCCATCCTTGGACATTAGAGGGGCTTCAAG is a genomic window of Candidatus Hydrogenedentota bacterium containing:
- a CDS encoding aldo/keto reductase, whose translation is MQYRILGRSDLSVPVVSYGAWAIGGWMWGGTDDAAAIRSIQAAIDTGMNLVDTAPTYGMGHSERIVGQAIKGRRDQVIVATKCGVRWDLESGRVVFQTKDNDGVPRNIIRCLRPESIRHEIEQSLQRLGVDVIDLYQCHWPDVDTPLADTMETLLDIQKQGKIRHIGVSNFTVEMMEECLKSGVIVSDQPQYNPLQRAIEKDVLPFCVANDIGVLAYSPIAQGLMTGKVTMDRTFKDGDARAERPWFQPQNRKRVLDMLEAIRPIADGHGVTLSQLTINWVFSQKGLTTAIVGARDEKQVAENAKAAEFTLSEDELKTIREAVEALGEPV
- the tatC gene encoding twin-arginine translocase subunit TatC; translated protein: MFEDEARMTFTEHLGELRTRLIRVCAGLIVVFGVCFAFSDHLFLLLQKPLKNPQLSWLSLDPMESLMVYLKISGYFTVAICLPHILFELCGFVFPGLRPKERRAAMILLGGGSLLAIVGVAAAYFVVTPQLINVMIQWTPETVTQSLQMKATISFILMLLLAFAIAFQFPMVVLILVYLGVVSPQFLKAQRRVAFVLLAVAAAVLTPTIDPLSMMVMWVPLVIMYEACIWIAVLLVRRRENTSG
- a CDS encoding bile acid:sodium symporter family protein, with the translated sequence MWTDLFVLWVLLFSAVAYALPAPFRALSPAIVPALGVIMFGMGMTLQPADFARVARMKLAVACGLTAQFLVMPLTAWAIATIFRLPPELAMGFIIVGSCPGGTASNVICYLAKADVALSVTMTALSTLMAIVLTPWLIGVLGGRFLPVNSWDLFMSVVKIVLVPVLAGFGLRRLLREQTLNRFINVFPAVSVLLISLVIASIVASSRERILDALGTVGILVALHNVTGLTLGYAFASALRLPVSARRAIAIEVGMQNSGLGVALAKAHFSNILVALPSSVFSVVHNLSGSALAGYWRRSGRDKEGEHERRRAD
- the tatB gene encoding Sec-independent protein translocase protein TatB gives rise to the protein MFNNIGITEMLVIAAVALLILGPDKFPGHAKIALRFMRDIRSYWEEAKRDIAEEIKPFKKELKELEKIKPEEFIDSLTGEDESNKSSAATYGGAYSYSDTSVPASAADSSEKSEPEPAQRSESTSWERPEGSEPYNPSASTDSDNASETGKKEFYPTD
- a CDS encoding CocE/NonD family hydrolase; amino-acid sequence: MKPRYAAHIFLSIILAISASSQERVSKPFSYAGYSQAEYKGVGVQSAFVPMSDGAKLAVDVYTPADGPAQSSFPVIVEYLPYQRSRVNPATGEIEDSRKDADCKLFVSHGYVFVRADMRGTGASTGWMIDFMPRLCDDGKELVDWIAAQPWCDGNVGMKGASYLGWSQTATASRMPKALKCIIPTVIPLDGFSGEVYPGGIYLQGFMAGFSEYMALITRNCFVPDGGIRPTKPVVDEDGDGDLADEIPEYDPATGSFLTNGEPKYRDGVLRKNIYYEATKEHTRNFDYNSWASKANFLDSPIADGLDMYVLSPGGHVPGVMKSKIPIYNIGAWFDGFARGTFELYCTMRESNPSKLLITVGYHEPEQGPFWKYLGEDRDSIPARYWAEHLRFFDHYLKGIDNGIDKEPPICIYVMHGGGWRFENEWPLARQVITPFYFAEGHGLVSKAGSDWSDDYTIDLTHSSTYTESKGNRWLGIGVQWPDAPPVRTEKDKQCLTYTSVPLDNDTEVTGHPIVHINASSTAPDADFFVYLEDVDERGEALLVTEGQLRAGFAGLHDNNRMILRGTTGIDVKPELPWHGFEKADYNPQVFANNAVVELVVDLFPTSWVFRKGHRIRVSIAGADYPTFTLNPAQSPKNDPSAPDNISTAIAVHRGGAKPSRIELPVIPGKAK